In Oryza brachyantha chromosome 2, ObraRS2, whole genome shotgun sequence, a single window of DNA contains:
- the LOC102714710 gene encoding ubiquitin-conjugating enzyme E2 11-like, whose amino-acid sequence MGSASAVAPQPKRSTAAPPATGMARRGWLTEGDDRHGLARRRIDHELMDLWLDPPPYCRPGPARVKDRFHWAVIIDGPAGTPYAGGTFPVDVWFPASYPFRPPKLVFKTKVYHPNIDWKGRMVLDTFREKWSPAFTISKLLVAFVSVLFDPLLDHPVSRRMARQYEHEYELYERKAMAWTAKYSSEPIVSHYPAFAVVAITPPAVPHFPATAARRNSAASSNSSRIGLRVKDEKSLWGRTVRIVQGWAGHHTIYCTID is encoded by the exons ATGGGCAGCGCATCCGCGGTGGCGCCGCAGCCGAAGCGatccacggcggcgccgccagcgACTGGCATGGCCAGACGCGGATGGTTGACGGAGGGGGACGACCGTCACGGGCTCGCGCGCAGACGGATAGACCATGAGCTCATGGATCTCTGGCTCGACCCGCCGCCGTACTGCCGGCCCGGGCCAGCGCGAGTGAAGGACCGCTTCCACTGGGCGGTGATCATCGACGGCCCCGCCGGCACCCCCTACGCCGGCGGCACGTTCCCGGTCGACGTCTGGTTCCCCGCCAGCTACCCCTTTCGGCCCCCGAAGCTCGTCTTCAAGACCAAG GTGTACCATCCGAACATCGACTGGAAGGGGAGGATGGTGCTGGACACCTTCCGGGAGAAATGGTCGCCGGCGTTCACGATCAGCAAGCTCCTCGTGGCCTTCGTCTCCGTCCTCTTCGACCCGCTGCTCGATCACCCGGTCAGCCGCCGCATGGCCCGGCAGTACGAGCACGAGTACGAGCTGTACGAGAGGAAGGCCATGGCGTGGACGGCGAAGTACTCCTCGGAGCCGATCGTTTCGCACTACCCGGCGTTCGCGGTCGTCGCCatcacgccgccggccgttCCTCACTTCccggcaacggcggccagGAGGAATTCTGCCGCATCTTCAAACAGCAGCCGCATCGGACTGCGTGTTAAGGACGAGAAGAGTCTCTGGGGAAGGACAGTGAGGATTGTTCAGGGCTGGGCTGGTCACCATACCATCTACTGCACTATAGATTAG